TGCTTAAAAAGGTACAAATTAATTTGCCTTTGATTGATGTGTTATAGGGTATTCCTAAATATGCCAAGTTTCTCAAAGATATTGTGGCAAACAAGAGTAAGTTAGCTGAATTTGAAATGGTGGCACTCACTGAAGAGTGTAGTCCAAGGATCTTAAATAAAGTAAAGCTACCAGCTAAGAAAAAAGATCCAGGTAGTTTCATGGTATACGTAACCATAGGAAAGTGCAGTAATGCAAGAGGTCTCTATGATCTAGGTGTGGGTATAAACTTGATTCCTAGATCTATGATTAAGAAATTAGGCTTGGGAGAACCTAAACCAACCATCATTTTGTTACAATTGGCTAATCATTTTGTAGCTAGACCTAATGTTATCATTGAGGATGTGTTTATTGAAGTAGAATCACTCATCTTTcctgttgattttgttgtattagattttgagccgGATCCAGAGGTTCCCTTTATTTTGGTACATCCCTTCTTAGCAAGAGGAGGTGTACTTATTGATATGGCTATAGGTAGATTGACTATGAGAGAACATAACAAATTTAAGGTGTTTGATGTATATCAAGCACTGAAATTGTCTGCGGTCTATGAAGAATTGTCTTCTATAACCCTCATTGATGAGGAAGTGGCAGCTCGGTGCATTTTATCAAAAGACCCTTTAAAGAGAGTATTGATTGGTCACGATATTGAAGGTGATAGGGAAGCTAAAGAGCTAGCAAGTGTGCTTGACATTCCAAATGTCAGCATATGGAAAAATAATGTGGAACTATTGAACAGAGaattgggtccttcacccaagcCCTCTCTTGAAGAAGCTCCTAACTTGGAGTTGAAGCAACTTCCAGCCCGTTAATAATACATTACCTATAATTCGTTTGTCATCTTTGTCTGAGGTGCGGGTCACAACAGCACTTGAGGTATTAAAAGGGCACAAGAAGTCAATTGGATGGAAAATGGCTAATCCCCATAGAATCAGCCCCGCTTTGTGCATGCATAGGACTTTCATGGAAGAAGTACATAAGGCTAGTGCGCAACCACAATGCCGATTGAACCCTATCATAAAAAAGATGGTGAAGGAGGAGATAATTAAGTGGCTAGATGTAGGGATAATATACCCAATCTTTGACAGtaagtaggtaagccaacttcAGTATGTACCAAAGAAAGCAGGAATGATCATGGTGACTAATGAGAAGAATGAGTTAATCCCCACTAGAATAGTGATTGGATGGTGTATCTGCATGGATTACATAAAGTTAAATGATTTTATGAGGAAAGATCAACTACCCTCTGCCATTTATTAACCAAATGCTTGACAGGTTAGTAGGAAAAAAGTACTATTGTTTCTTGGATGGATATTTAGGCTACAACCAGATTACCATTGCACCGGAggaccaaaaaaagaaaacctTCTCATGCCCTTATAGGATATATGCATTCAAACATATGTCATTTGGTCTTTGTAATGCTTTAGCCACTTTTCAGAGGTGTATGATGGCTATCATCCATTATATGGTAGAAGAATTTTTAGAGATCTTTATAGATGTCTTTTTAGTATTTGGAGAGTCTTTTTATCTTTATCTGTATAGTTTAGAGAAGGTATTAGCAAGGCGTGAGGAAAGGAATCTAGTCCTAAATTGGGATTGTGTTGGGGCACAAAATTTCTAGAGATTGTTTAGAGGTGGACGGAGCTAAAATGAAAGTAATTAAAACATTTCCACCACCCATTTCAGTAAAAGGTGTCCGCAGTTTTCTAGGTCATGCTGGATTCTATCAATAATTCATTAAGGATATTTCAAAGACCGCTAGACCCATGTGAAGTTTGTTAGAAAAGGAggtgaatttatttttaatgataattGCTTGCAGGCTTTTGAACTCTTGAATAAGAGGCTAACTGAAGCCCCAATCCTGATAGCTCCTTACTGGGAGCAACCCTTTGAACTGATATGCTATACGAGTGTCACGGCAGTGGGAGTAGTGATAGGACAAAGAAAGGAGAAATTCTTTCGCTCTATCTACTATGCCAGCAAGACTCTTGACTCAGCTCAAACTAATTACACTGTGACAGAGAAGGAGATGCTCGCATTGGTCTATGCGTTTGATAAGTTCTGCTCTTACTTGGTAGGTACAAAAGTGATTGTTTATACTGACCATGTAGCTATCGGGTACTTGTTGGACAAGAAGGATGCCAAACCCAGATTAATCAAATAGATCCTTCTGCTCTAAGAATTTGATATAGAAATCAAAGATAGGAGGGGATTTAACCAAAAATATGCCATCTCAAAAGTCTgccactaaaaaaaataaagcacTCAACAACAGTTCAATAACAGATAGGGGGAGAAACTTTCTCTAGGATCAATAATTTAAACCAAAATATGTCATCTCAGTTCCTAACGAGCAcaactaagccaaacctatggtTACACCTAGCCACAAAGGTCTCCGCCACTAGCACTAAGTTACACCAACCATCACATGCCCTACCAGAAACTATGCCTAGCTATAAGGGCATTGGAATAAGCTAAAACATCTAAGACTCAAACTTAGTCTATGGCCATCAACACCATTACTAAGAAGGATAATCCCACTAATTCCAATATGCAAGTAAAGCCAAAGGCCTAAGATAAGAATTTCAAGAGACTATACTAGTCTAAGTCTTATTcggagtcaagaaaatggaatagAAGGAAGAAATTCCTAAAACTCGGTTAATACAAACCTAAATCACATGAAATATATGTTAAACAATATCTACTAAAGCTCAGTCAAAGTGGAATATCATAACCTACATCAAAGCCGATCATGCATGCTCTGAATCCTCCAAATTAAAGTTGTCGACCTACTAATCACCACTAATTGCTGCCACGCTAGCAAAATATCGCACGATGtcaatatgaatattttgacaTACAAATCATATTTTTCGAAGATGGACCCAAAATAGGGTCTAAAATGGAATATTGGGACCCACACTAGGAATCTCAAAGTTGACTCTATGAAATGGATCATTTGAGCTTAATGAACTTGTGTCCCAAAATACAACACAATTCGATGCtaggaaatatgaaaataagtCCATGTAATAATTTAACCATTAATGAAGGAATCAAGGTAGAGGGTGTAATGACACTCTAGGAAATTTTTCCTTTAGTGCCTCCttttcattatttagagcatttctataATTACCCCAATTCATCTGTTCCTTGGTGGCACTAACAGTTCGGTTGTCTAGTCGTTAGTTTGGATTTTAGCTCCGATTTTGATGATTCTTGGGGCCATCTTGAGTGGTTTGTCAAGGAGAACACATTGGAGTTGTTGGAATGTGTATTTTAAGCTTTATTGGAggtaaaaattataatttagctGCTGCCATAGCTTATTTCTGAGCTCAATTTTTGGGAAATTTTGGAAGGTGATTTCTTGGCCGTTTTAGGTCcgaatttggtgattcaagagcCTAGATTGTGGGTTTTATTTGAGGATCATTGTGGTTTGGTTGGTTTCAGAAGTTGGACCATTGTTTCTTTTAATTTCTTGGGTATAGCTGTTTCCATGTCTCTTTAATGGTGTTAAATTTGTGAAATTATTGCATGTGCTTGTTTGGGTTGTTCTGCCATATTATGGTTCGTTTAGGAACATAAGTTTAGGGTAGTGGTTAGGACCTCTTGACGGAGTCAATTCCAGAATTATTTGAGTGAGTCCcacattttcattttttactccaaaattggtccgtctcTATTTTTAGTGTCTTTAGTATCTAAACGACCATAATATCATTgtaattctatttttgatagagtGGAAGCTATCCAAGGTCGTTTGATAGGGAAAAGATCTGATGGAGTAGTTTGGAGCATGCGTGTTTGGCCTGCATATAGGCTACGACTTCCTTTCATTTAGATTGATCTTGAAAATGTGATTGCatgtttattaattataatttgggttgggtagctatTGAATCATGCATATGTGtgtagaaatcatgttttaggcatATTTTGGGGATTGTCGAATAATTGTGAGAATTTTTTGTACTATTATTTGATCCTCTATGCTATGTGGAGTATTTATATACTTGGTTGCCATTAATTGGAAGCATGTTGGGCCTTGGCTTAGGTTTAACTAGTACTTGccttagaaatgcatgattCAGACCCAATAGGTCATAGTTTTGCTCCGACATTACTTCAGCCAGCTTAGATCACTGTAGACTGGTATATCAGACTTGAGTTTGATTGTTTGAGCCTTATCTAGGCAAGGCATTTGCTCTGACGATAGTTTGACCTTATTTCTTCAATTCTACGATTTTACGAGTTACATCGGCAATACTAGTTTCATTCCATGATTGTAGGTTACATCGTCAGATATTTTTGGGGAGACTCCGGTGCGAGGTCCTGCCTCCACTCAGTTAGATACTATTGGTATTGGTTGAGGTTTTTGTTTTGTAAACTCTGGTTTTGAGTCCTTAAATTCAGTTCTCTTTAGTCATAGCTATTTTATGTACTCattgggcttatgggagtccatttggatttttatttaaacttatgCACGAGTGTACCTTCTAAGTTTATGGGGTCCAGTTAGGTGTAGTTTAGTTTGTAGATTACTTTAATTAGTCCTTTATACACAGTGTGAATCCTATTATTACATTATAGCTTTCCGCTTTTGACCTCTgttcttctttattcttttttttcatattgcctttacttttcaagcttagTCGGCCTACTATGCCTAGTGAGTacatattattttcatacttatactacactctacatctttTTATGAAGCAGGTCTGAGCACCAGAGGGCCAGCATTGATATCGAGCCTACAAAAGTCTGATCCTGAGATAAGGTAAGCACATGGCATTTTGTATTTTTCAGTCTCTATCTATATATACATTGACTAGTCTTTTGCATTTTAAGAAAGTTCAGTTTTTGTGGTCTGCTTTTAAGACCTGTCTTCTTTTGGCTAGACAGCTCTATACTTGTAAATTCTAGGTTCTCAAAGGGATGTTTTGTGTATATACTTGTTTAGGTTTTGTCTTCCGCTGAATTATCTTGTTTTTGTTAGAATGGCATATTCATTTTTAGTTTATACCCTTAAACCAATTACTAGTTGTTCTGGGTTACGAGTTGTCTTACCTACTAGGGGTTATAGTAGCTGCCATCATGAACTAAAAAATTAGGTGGTGATAGAAGTTAGCCTATTTAGATGGAATTTAGCTCAATATAACACTTTCCAAAGATCCCTAAACCCTCCCATGCATAGCCACATATTTTACGAActcctagaacctagaatcGCTAAAATTTGAGCTCCCTAAATCTACAAATTGTAAAAAGACTAATGGAGGTCGGGCTGGTGCATGACTGGtctaatttaaaagaaaagtacCAAAAACCCATCCCAATCATGGAGGAATACCTTACGAATATGAAGGCTATAGATCCAGGGCCTCATAATCACGGCCAAAAGCATCACAAATGTGAACACCTAGGTGGAAAGGCTTCACGATTGCGGAACCTGGGGGTTGCGAATGCAATGAGAAATGGTGCTTGCACCACCTCAAACTTGAGCTTTAAAACAGCTCCTACAGGGTGCTCAAGATTCATTTAGAACCCCGTGCGTGCAAGTGAACTTTTCTTCTCCACCAAGTTCGATATTTGAGACTCAACTATgcactcaaaatttccatctgaggtTAGCTTATGGAAAAGTAGGTTCCACAACCAAGTGTCATTTAAAGCTAAAATACGCAAGAAGGATTAGAATGAGACCTGTAGcacgaaaggtcattctagactataataaccctaaaggtcatttttgccTTTTTCTAATCTTTTCACTATTTAGAGCTTTGTTGTAGTGACTTTaactcatttatgacttgctggcactgatcGTTTGGTCTGGTTACTCGTTGGGGTTTTTAGgttgttttcttattttggagctcttagagtttgaacAGTAGACTTTGGTCAAAAGTCAAATAAAATGACTTCAAAACAAAATTTTGACGGTTTCATTAGCttcaaaatggccaaattaggctagtaacatgATCGACACGAGCATCGAGGCAATCAgtgcgagtttgaggccatttggtgctttagtCTAAAAttttgcctaaggttgacttgGGTTAACATTCATGGTAAAAAGGCTTGGATTGAAATTTTGTCAGCGCGGTTAGTTATGAAATGTTGAGTTTGCTCCAGAATGACTTTTCGTGCTTATCTCGAGGCTTCCAGTCTCATTTTGAGCCCTTTTGTGGATTTTACTTTAATTTGttgcttgggtgtgggatccacatTTATCAAGGCGATctcagatggaaattttgactataccattgagtctggaatgtcgaatttggtggggtagcatattttatttgtgcacaggggttccaaatgaatttcgagcaccccacCAGAGttagaaaagtttccaaaaccAGCTGATGTGCATCAACTGGTGCAAATCCATTTTTGTCTCTGTGTTCGCTCCACCTAGTCCATGTTCAAAGAAGCCAGGGTCCTTAGTCTCCGTTTTCGCTGGCATGAGGCCACATTCGCGAATGCCTAAGGGATTGACCTCCGCGTATACGGAGCCTGATGGCTTTTTATTCTGTGTTCACGGTGGACCTGCTGCATTCACGGACCTTTTCCTCCG
The genomic region above belongs to Solanum dulcamara chromosome 5, daSolDulc1.2, whole genome shotgun sequence and contains:
- the LOC129890484 gene encoding uncharacterized protein LOC129890484; the encoded protein is MSMEDMLKKLMANQAKLAGNILQYQITTQNLDKQVGQLESAQNSCLQEGLPYNTDPNCKQVNAVSTQSGQPLAKGIPKYAKFLKDIVANKSKLAEFEMVALTEECSPRILNKVKLPAKKKDPGSFMVYVTIGKCSNARGLYDLGVGINLIPRSMIKKLGLGEPKPTIILLQLANHFVARPNVIIEDVFIEVESLIFPVDFVVLDFEPDPEVPFILVHPFLARGGVLIDMAIGRLTMREHNKFKVFDVYQALKLSAVYEELSSITLIDEEVAARCILSKDPLKRVLIGHDIEGDREAKELASVLDIPNVSIWKNNVELLNRELGPSPKPSLEEAPNLELKQLPAR